A genomic segment from Glycine soja cultivar W05 chromosome 18, ASM419377v2, whole genome shotgun sequence encodes:
- the LOC114394709 gene encoding DNA-directed RNA polymerase III subunit rpc9-like, producing MKILECNAGALTNFEVLDFLRDKGASKDPTRVIARIYDYLVDTAASVQTRESINEFLTSVKQHDLAKAEVLNILNIGPAAEVELYPIIEDCDERFGDEGVLEIVELVKKTLQLPLNMKQEEITKVDEETATLKNEKGNQISQDQSEGGEQMNTI from the exons ATGAAAAT CTTAGAGTGTAATGCTGGTGCACTCACAAATTTTGAGGTCCTTGATTTCTTACGAGATAAAGGAGCTTCAAAGGATCCAACAAGGGTTATTGCGCGCA TTTATGATTATTTGGTTGACACTGCTGCCTCTGTTCAAACAAGAGAGAGCATCAATGAGTTCTTGACAAGTGTTAAACAACATGACCTGGCAAAAGCTGAGGTTCTGAACATATTAAACATTGGGCCAGCTGCTGAAGTTGAACTATACCCA ATCATAGAGGATTGTGATGAGCGTTTTGGAGATGAAGGGGTCCTTGAAATAGTAGAGCTGGTGAAGAAAACATTGCAACTGCCTCTCAATATGAAGCAGGAAGAAATCACCAAGGTTGACGAAGAAACCGCAACactgaaaaatgaaaagggTAATCAGATTAGTCAAGACCAAAGCGAAGGTGGAGAACAAATGAACACTATTTAA
- the LOC114394710 gene encoding calcium-binding protein CML24-like gives MDEEEVRKIFSKFDKNGDGKISCAELKEMMAALGSKTTSDEVKRMMAELDRNGDGYIDLKEFGEFHCGGGGDGRELREAFELYDLDKNGLISAKELHSVMRRLGEKCSLSDCRRMIGNVDADGDGNVNFEEFKKMMSRS, from the coding sequence ATGGACGAAGAAGAGGTGCGCAAGATCTTCAGCAAGTTCGACAAGAACGGCGACGGCAAGATCTCGTGCGCGGAGCTGAAGGAGATGATGGCGGCGCTGGGATCCAAAACGACGTCGGACGAGGTGAAGCGCATGATGGCGGAGCTGGACCGGAACGGCGACGGCTACATTGACTTGAAGGAGTTCGGCGAGTTCCACTGCGGCGGCGGTGGCGACGGGAGGGAGCTCCGGGAGGCGTTCGAGCTGTACGATCTGGACAAGAACGGGCTGATCTCGGCGAAGGAGCTGCACTCCGTGATGCGGAGGTTGGGGGAGAAGTGCTCCCTCAGCGACTGCCGGAGGATGATCGGAAACGTCGATGCCGACGGCGACGGCAACGTCAATTTCGAAGAGTTCAAGAAGATGATGAGTCGCTCGTAG
- the LOC114397690 gene encoding probable serine/threonine-protein kinase PBL7 produces the protein MGLSQGPCTDSRDLSNAPTLVVDHYCDYNKLKFRTFLRKMFWEFGLACVANPSRRRRSSERSSAYGKKTNLEHNKAWLLAESGGCGAELTNADPQSVHSSFRFSFCSQVELESLNMSSSSAATVLMVNLDNGMSESRAREMKWRRMESLEKSISPVAHSLIRFSYGEIMSATRNFSKGRVLGRGALSCVFRGRVGILRTAVAIKRLDKENKESAKAFCRELMIASSLHSSNVVPLLGFCIDPEEGLFLVYKYVSGGSLERHLHGRKKGSSPLLWPVRYKVAIGIAEAVAYLHSGTERCVVHRDIKPSNILLSSRKIPKLCDFGLATWTSAPSLPFLCKTVKGTFGYLAPEYFQHGKVSDKTDVYAFGVVLLELITGRKPIEARRSSGEENLVLWAKPFLQKGKGAIEELLDPQLKCSLKFSNQMGRMIEAAAACVTNEESRRPGIHEIIAILKGEEEPLLSKRKKSSFLGNGCVIDCYSQLQQTNNEMKSHLALAMLGVAEFEDDEYLYGR, from the exons ATGGGTTTGTCCCAAGGCCCCTGCACTGATTCCAGGGACCTTTCCAATGCCCCAACCTTAGTTGTAGATCACTACTGTGACTACAACAAGCTCAAATTCCGAACCTTTCTCAGAAAAATGTTCTGGGAATTCGGTCTTGCTTGTGTGGCCAACCCTTCCCGGCGTCGGAGAAGCTCCGAGAGAAGCTCTGCCTATGGAAAAAAGACGAATTTGGAGCACAACAAGGCGTGGCTGCTTGCGGAGTCTGGTGGGTGTGGAGCAGAATTGACCAATGCTGACCCTCAATCGGTTCACTCCTCTTTCAGGTTCAGCTTCTGTTCTCAGGTGGAGTTGGAGTCCTTGAACATGAGTTCTTCAAGTGCTGCAACGGTTTTGATGGTGAATTTGGACAATGGGATGAGTGAATCTCGCGCCAGGGAGATGAAGTGGAGGAGAATGGAGTCGTTGGAGAAGAGCATATCCCCTGTGGCTCACAGCTTGATCAGGTTTAGCTATGGTGAAATTATGTCTGCTACTAGGAATTTCTCCAaag GGAGGGTGTTGGGGAGAGGGGCATTGAGCTGTGTTTTTAGGGGGAGAGTTGGGATTTTGAGGACTGCAGTGGCGATCAAACGATTGGACAAGGAAAACAAGGAATCTGCCAAGGCCTTTTGTAGAGAATTGATGATTGCAAGTTCTCTTCATAGTTCAAATGTTGTTCCCCTTTTGGGGTTTTGTATTGATCCTGAGGAGGGTTTGTTTTTGGTGTACAAGTATGTTTCAGGGGGCAGTCTGGAGCGCCACTTGCATG GAAGGAAGAAGGGTAGTTCACCTCTTCTGTGGCCTGTGAGGTACAAAGTTGCGATTGGGATTGCTGAAGCTGTAGCTTATCTGCATAGTGGAACTGAAAGATGTGTTGTGCACAGAGACATTAAGCCCTCAAACATTCTGCTTTCTTCAAGGAAGATTCCCAAG CTATGTGACTTCGGATTAGCTACATGGACTTCTGCACCTTCACTTCCTTTCCTTTGCAAAACTGTCAAAGGAACATTTGG ATATTTGGCTCCTGAGTATTTCCAACATGGGAAAGTATCAGACAAGACTGATGTATATGCTTTTGGAGTGGTTTTGTTGGAACTCATTACTGGCCGTAAGCCAATTGAGGCAAGGAGATCTTCAGGAGAAGAGAACTTGGTCTTATGG GCTAAACCTTTTCTACAGAAGGGGAAAGGAGCAATTGAAGAGTTGCTTGATCCTCAACTCAAGTGCAGTCTTAAATTCTCAAATCAAATGGGTAGAATGATCGAAGCAGCAGCTGCATGTGTCACAAATGAAGAATCTCGGCGACCTGGCATACATGAGATTATTGCAATACTGAAAGGTGAAGAAGAACCTCTTCTCTCCAAAAGAAAGAAGTCCAGTTTTCTTGGGAATGGATGCGTGATTGATTGTtattctcagttacaacaaacAAATAATGAGATGAAAAGTCACTTGGCATTAGCAATGTTAGGAGTTGCAGAGTTTGAGGATGATGAATATCTTTATGGTCGATAA